In the genome of Streptomyces racemochromogenes, one region contains:
- a CDS encoding ATP-grasp domain-containing protein produces MNAFDGHVPAVLLRLDRNPFHHGTLGAVRSLGRKGVEVHAVVEAGGGPVGRSRYLRAVHAGPEGGLDPEAPEALLECLVGVSERIGRPAVLVAMDDMSAIAVSRVAPMLTDRFRIPHQPDDLPARVADKAELSRLCARWGVPHPETVIPASGPEAARAAWRLGLPVVAKWSRPWLLPAGAGLRSTTLVNSAADARRLYERSAEAGSRLLLQRFLPAGPDTDWFFHGAFARDGRPLLAGSGRKELSWPVRTGLTAVGRWLPDPAVEESALRLAERLGYQGILDLDFRRDECGTFRLVDFNPRPGAQFRLFADDSGLDVVQAVYLDLTGQRVPAPAGGPGRVFVAENYALLAAVRGRTLPRRAPGTPAAAGPAGSACGERGRDARPGPVRVLPRGERGRVEAAWFALDDLWPFLAMLGALLGRGFGKGARALRGVPAQGRRTVRAVRAPRQRGGERSWPRSQPPGPAAGQAPPGASAEPDELVSR; encoded by the coding sequence ATGAACGCGTTCGACGGCCATGTGCCCGCTGTTCTGCTCAGACTCGACCGGAATCCGTTCCACCACGGAACCCTCGGCGCCGTCAGATCCCTGGGGCGCAAGGGCGTGGAGGTCCATGCCGTCGTCGAAGCCGGGGGAGGTCCCGTGGGGCGTTCGCGCTATCTGCGCGCCGTGCACGCCGGTCCTGAGGGCGGATTGGATCCGGAGGCGCCCGAGGCGCTGCTGGAGTGCCTGGTCGGCGTGTCGGAGCGGATCGGCCGGCCGGCGGTGCTCGTGGCGATGGACGACATGAGCGCGATCGCGGTGTCCCGGGTCGCGCCGATGCTGACGGACCGTTTCCGGATCCCCCATCAGCCCGACGACCTGCCCGCCCGGGTGGCGGACAAGGCGGAGCTCTCGCGGCTGTGCGCCCGCTGGGGCGTCCCGCACCCGGAGACCGTGATCCCGGCGAGCGGACCCGAGGCGGCGCGCGCCGCGTGGCGGCTGGGGCTGCCGGTGGTGGCGAAGTGGAGCCGGCCCTGGCTGCTGCCGGCCGGTGCCGGGCTGCGCAGCACCACCCTCGTCAACTCGGCCGCCGACGCACGCCGGTTGTACGAACGCTCCGCCGAGGCCGGGAGCCGGCTGCTGCTCCAGCGGTTCCTGCCCGCCGGGCCGGACACCGACTGGTTCTTCCACGGGGCCTTCGCCCGCGACGGGCGGCCGCTGCTGGCCGGCTCGGGCCGCAAGGAGCTGTCCTGGCCGGTGCGGACCGGGCTGACGGCGGTGGGGCGCTGGCTGCCGGACCCGGCGGTGGAGGAATCGGCGCTGCGGCTGGCCGAACGGCTCGGCTACCAGGGGATCCTGGACCTCGACTTCCGGCGGGACGAGTGCGGCACGTTCCGGCTGGTGGACTTCAATCCCCGGCCCGGCGCGCAGTTCAGGCTGTTCGCCGACGACTCGGGGCTGGACGTGGTCCAGGCCGTGTACCTGGACCTGACGGGCCAGCGGGTGCCGGCTCCGGCGGGCGGGCCCGGGCGGGTCTTCGTCGCGGAGAACTACGCGCTGCTGGCCGCCGTACGGGGCCGCACGCTGCCGCGCCGCGCCCCCGGCACGCCCGCTGCGGCGGGCCCGGCGGGGAGCGCGTGCGGGGAGCGGGGCCGCGACGCGCGGCCCGGCCCGGTGCGGGTGCTGCCGCGCGGGGAGCGGGGGCGGGTGGAGGCGGCCTGGTTCGCCCTCGACGACCTGTGGCCGTTCCTGGCGATGCTGGGCGCGCTCCTGGGGCGCGGCTTCGGCAAGGGGGCCCGCGCCCTGCGGGGCGTCCCCGCGCAGGGGCGGCGTACGGTCCGCGCGGTGCGGGCGCCGCGCCAGCGCGGCGGCGAACGGTCGTGGCCGCGGTCCCAGCCGCCGGGACCGGCCGCGGGCCAGGCCCCGCCGGGGGCTTCGGCGGAGCCGGACGAGCTGGTGAGCCGGTGA